A part of Microaerobacter geothermalis genomic DNA contains:
- a CDS encoding (Fe-S)-binding protein: protein MNNNLLQLKKQLEYDKTFNCVQCGYCLPVCPTYQTMEKETHSPRGRINLVKLVAEGRADISVLEDPIDLCLGCRACEVACPTGVEYGKIYEAAKNTLEVRKKYAKPVQVSRKVLFKYVFPNSKQMRRIGNVLWFYQKSGIQRLARTSGMLNLLPSHLKDFEAVIPDDLSSPRMRKKTPKQIVPKQKKFKVAFFHGCIMDAMFQKINRLSIELLAKAGCEVVVLDGQTCCGALHAHSGEKELAIQLAKKNIMAFENGDIDFIVNNAGGCGAMLIEYGHLFHGDSEWEERAKNFTARTKDISQVLVECGGVPFTKEINEIVTYQPSCHMNHVQKVRVEPLRLLQSIPGIQFVEMENAESCCGSAGIYNLVHYKESMEILDEKMSYAKDTGATTIVTTNPGCLLQMRMGIEREGLKEKVRAVHLVELLAEAAGIN, encoded by the coding sequence ATGAACAACAACCTATTACAACTAAAGAAGCAACTGGAATACGATAAAACCTTCAATTGTGTCCAATGCGGATACTGTCTACCTGTCTGTCCCACCTATCAAACCATGGAGAAGGAAACTCACTCTCCCAGAGGAAGAATTAATCTGGTCAAGCTTGTGGCGGAGGGGAGAGCAGACATTTCTGTTTTAGAAGATCCAATTGATTTGTGTCTAGGATGCCGCGCCTGTGAAGTTGCCTGTCCAACTGGAGTAGAATACGGAAAGATCTATGAAGCGGCAAAAAATACATTGGAAGTTCGCAAAAAGTACGCCAAACCCGTTCAGGTTTCTAGAAAGGTCCTGTTTAAATATGTTTTCCCCAATTCAAAACAAATGAGGAGGATTGGGAATGTACTATGGTTTTATCAGAAATCGGGGATTCAACGTCTGGCAAGAACAAGCGGGATGCTAAACCTATTGCCTTCCCACTTGAAAGATTTCGAGGCAGTCATACCCGATGACCTTTCCTCACCAAGAATGAGGAAGAAAACACCCAAACAGATCGTTCCCAAACAGAAGAAATTTAAAGTGGCATTTTTTCATGGCTGTATCATGGACGCCATGTTTCAAAAAATCAATCGTCTAAGCATCGAACTCCTTGCCAAAGCAGGTTGTGAAGTGGTGGTACTAGATGGCCAAACTTGCTGCGGAGCCCTGCATGCCCATTCAGGAGAGAAGGAATTAGCCATTCAATTAGCGAAGAAAAATATCATGGCCTTTGAAAATGGAGACATTGATTTTATCGTTAATAATGCCGGTGGATGCGGGGCCATGCTAATAGAATATGGCCATCTATTCCATGGTGATTCCGAGTGGGAGGAAAGGGCGAAAAATTTTACAGCGAGGACAAAGGATATCAGCCAAGTACTTGTGGAATGCGGAGGGGTGCCTTTTACCAAGGAAATCAACGAGATTGTCACTTACCAGCCTTCCTGTCATATGAATCATGTGCAGAAGGTGCGGGTTGAACCCCTTCGCCTACTGCAATCCATCCCCGGCATTCAGTTTGTAGAGATGGAAAATGCTGAATCCTGTTGTGGATCAGCGGGAATTTATAACCTGGTTCATTATAAAGAATCGATGGAGATCCTGGATGAGAAGATGTCCTACGCCAAGGATACCGGAGCAACCACCATCGTGACAACAAATCCCGGTTGCTTGCTGCAAATGAGGATGGGAATAGAAAGAGAAGGATTAAAGGAGAAAGTAAGGGCAGTCCACCTGGTAGAATTGTTAGCAGAAGCGGCAGGAATCAATTAA
- a CDS encoding DMT family transporter, giving the protein MGYLFAFLSALGFAVSNIIMKKGMKKNADDNGVFTTMTVNLIVLLFVTWIWRINQGPQAPSFSSKAILFFVIAGLLTTFIGRISLFASFRLIGPSRGAAIKNTAPLFTLVFALLILNEKLHVLPSIGIGILFLGLSIQGFYMLGKRNNDDRNRNSTGYLLALTAAAGFGLGQGIRKLGMISMSDPFVGALFGAITAVVSFSALLAYKGELKETVYRNWKNVNGYYVLSGILTSVAILSFFVALWYIQVAYVGVIAATEPLLTVLLSRLLLREDEVIHVNVVLSAMLVLIGASFIVLD; this is encoded by the coding sequence ATGGGGTACCTTTTTGCTTTTTTGTCTGCATTGGGTTTTGCTGTCAGCAATATTATCATGAAAAAAGGAATGAAAAAAAATGCCGATGATAATGGCGTATTTACAACGATGACCGTTAATTTAATTGTATTATTATTTGTCACATGGATTTGGCGAATCAATCAGGGCCCCCAAGCCCCTTCCTTTTCGTCTAAGGCCATTCTATTTTTTGTTATCGCCGGTTTGCTGACCACCTTTATCGGCCGAATCAGTCTTTTTGCAAGCTTTCGATTAATTGGTCCTTCCCGTGGTGCAGCGATAAAAAATACGGCTCCCCTTTTTACCTTAGTTTTTGCCTTGTTGATATTAAACGAAAAACTGCACGTATTGCCTTCCATCGGAATAGGGATATTGTTTCTTGGTCTGAGTATTCAAGGGTTTTATATGCTGGGGAAAAGGAACAATGATGACAGAAATCGCAATTCTACGGGATACTTATTGGCATTAACGGCCGCCGCAGGATTTGGGCTCGGACAGGGGATAAGAAAATTGGGCATGATCTCGATGTCTGATCCTTTTGTAGGAGCGTTGTTTGGTGCCATTACCGCCGTCGTGTCTTTTTCAGCGTTGTTGGCATATAAAGGAGAACTAAAGGAAACCGTCTACCGTAATTGGAAGAATGTGAATGGCTATTATGTTTTGTCCGGTATATTGACAAGCGTGGCAATCCTTTCATTTTTTGTGGCTCTGTGGTATATCCAGGTGGCTTATGTCGGTGTGATTGCTGCAACAGAACCTCTGTTAACGGTACTGTTAAGCCGTTTGTTGCTGCGGGAAGATGAAGTCATCCACGTCAATGTTGTTTTATCAGCCATGCTTGTCTTAATTGGTGCGTCTTTTATTGTTCTGGATTAA
- a CDS encoding fumarylacetoacetate hydrolase family protein: MFFVTFSHQGRDRVGILNTQKDKVLDLLAAQSDLAERGKLSKVDGLYVDMISSIRFGELFIEQTKKVLQLLDEEHFHSPRWLLMEDIQLKAPIPRPLKNIFCLGKNYADHAIEMGGVESIPKDPMVFSKAPTTVIGPNEGILSHHKVTSELDYEGELALVIGKKGRGISKEDAWDYVFGYTIINDVTARDLQQRHKQFLIGKSLDTSCPMGPYLVYREAISNPSQLKIETRVNGEIRQSSSTDQFIFNIPTIIETLSAGMTLEPGDIIATGTPSGVGKGFHPPKFLQPGDVIEIAIEGIGVLRNQVIEDV, translated from the coding sequence ATGTTTTTTGTGACGTTTTCCCATCAAGGAAGAGATCGAGTAGGCATATTAAATACTCAAAAGGACAAGGTTTTAGACTTGCTGGCAGCTCAGAGCGATTTGGCTGAACGGGGGAAATTGTCGAAGGTGGATGGTTTGTATGTTGATATGATCTCTTCTATCCGATTTGGTGAATTGTTTATTGAACAGACGAAAAAAGTGCTTCAACTTTTAGATGAAGAACACTTCCATTCTCCCCGCTGGCTTTTAATGGAAGATATCCAGCTAAAAGCTCCGATTCCCCGTCCCCTGAAAAATATTTTTTGCCTGGGGAAAAATTATGCGGATCATGCCATCGAAATGGGAGGGGTAGAGTCCATTCCCAAAGACCCGATGGTATTTTCAAAGGCCCCCACCACCGTGATCGGTCCCAATGAGGGGATTCTTTCCCATCATAAAGTCACTTCAGAACTGGACTATGAAGGGGAACTGGCATTAGTGATCGGAAAAAAGGGAAGGGGAATTTCCAAAGAAGATGCCTGGGATTACGTATTTGGCTATACGATTATCAATGATGTGACCGCCCGTGATCTACAGCAAAGACACAAGCAGTTTCTGATTGGAAAAAGTCTGGATACTTCATGTCCCATGGGTCCCTATCTTGTGTACAGGGAAGCGATTTCAAATCCTTCTCAACTAAAAATTGAAACCCGTGTGAATGGAGAAATAAGACAATCTTCCTCTACCGACCAATTTATCTTCAATATTCCTACAATCATTGAAACCTTGTCTGCAGGAATGACGCTGGAACCTGGCGATATCATTGCTACCGGAACACCGTCCGGTGTTGGAAAGGGATTTCATCCTCCTAAGTTTCTGCAACCAGGGGACGTGATAGAAATAGCCATTGAAGGAATTGGGGTATTAAGGAATCAAGTGATAGAAGACGTGTAA
- a CDS encoding SDR family oxidoreductase has product MDLKLKGQVAIVTASSKGLGKATALQLALEGAKVAISSRNQEELERTAKEIREASGQPVLIVPSDVTKAEDIENLVNRTVEEFGGVDILINNAGGPPAGTFDDFSDADWIRAFELNLLSFIRTIRAVLPHMRKKQYGRIVNFASSSFKQPIDGLILSNTFRTGIIGLSKTLASELAKDGILINTIGPGRVATDRLIQLDQIRGDKLGISREEVRKQMETQIPLGRYGEPEEFAKAVVFFASGANTYITGQALLVDGGMVKAI; this is encoded by the coding sequence ATGGATTTAAAACTAAAGGGCCAGGTGGCCATTGTAACCGCTTCAAGCAAGGGATTGGGTAAAGCAACGGCACTGCAGTTGGCTTTAGAGGGTGCTAAAGTGGCCATTTCCAGCCGCAATCAAGAGGAGTTGGAAAGGACAGCTAAAGAAATCAGAGAAGCAAGCGGTCAACCTGTACTGATCGTTCCATCAGATGTCACAAAGGCGGAAGATATTGAAAATCTGGTTAATCGGACAGTGGAAGAATTTGGTGGAGTTGATATTCTGATTAACAATGCCGGAGGCCCGCCTGCCGGAACCTTTGATGATTTTTCTGATGCAGATTGGATAAGGGCCTTTGAATTAAATCTGCTCAGTTTTATCAGAACCATTCGTGCTGTCCTTCCCCATATGAGAAAGAAACAGTACGGTAGGATCGTCAATTTTGCCTCTTCTTCATTTAAACAGCCCATTGATGGGTTGATTTTGTCCAATACCTTCCGCACAGGGATCATTGGCTTATCTAAAACCCTTGCTTCAGAATTGGCTAAAGACGGCATCTTGATCAATACCATAGGCCCGGGAAGGGTTGCAACGGATCGCTTGATCCAATTGGATCAAATTCGTGGGGATAAATTAGGAATTTCCAGGGAAGAGGTAAGAAAGCAAATGGAAACCCAAATCCCGCTAGGTCGCTATGGAGAACCGGAGGAGTTTGCCAAAGCGGTTGTTTTCTTTGCTTCCGGAGCCAATACCTATATTACCGGTCAGGCACTTCTGGTCGATGGCGGTATGGTGAAAGCCATATAA
- a CDS encoding ABC transporter permease — protein MRKSESKINQWLTRGGQSAAHGEYLKKLRIEKWMVFFTQLVLLAVLLALWEWASALKWIDPLLFSRPSKIWNSFYAMLINGDLHYHIFITVVETLAGFLLGTILGTVIAITIWTSNFLAKVLDPYIVVLNGMPKVALGPIFIVAFGGGYGAIISMAVAVSVIITIIVVYSSFKEVDDNYIRMAKTFGATKSQIFQKIIFPASFPTVISTLKVNVGLSWVGVIVGEFLVSKAGLGYLIIYGFQVFNLTLVFISLLIIAICATLMYQGVTILEKRMMKHRGIRDEN, from the coding sequence ATGAGAAAAAGTGAATCCAAGATTAATCAATGGTTAACTCGGGGAGGCCAGTCGGCAGCCCATGGTGAATACTTGAAAAAACTTCGCATTGAAAAATGGATGGTATTCTTTACACAACTTGTGTTGTTGGCGGTACTGTTGGCCCTGTGGGAATGGGCCTCTGCCCTGAAATGGATCGATCCTTTGCTGTTCAGCAGACCCTCAAAAATTTGGAATTCTTTTTATGCCATGCTGATAAACGGAGATCTTCACTATCACATCTTTATTACTGTTGTTGAAACCTTGGCCGGGTTTCTGCTGGGGACGATTTTGGGAACGGTGATTGCCATCACCATATGGACTTCCAATTTTCTGGCTAAAGTGTTGGACCCATATATTGTTGTATTAAACGGAATGCCCAAGGTAGCGTTGGGACCCATTTTTATCGTTGCCTTTGGAGGAGGGTATGGCGCCATTATTTCCATGGCGGTAGCCGTTTCTGTTATCATTACCATCATTGTCGTGTATAGCAGTTTTAAAGAAGTAGATGATAATTATATCCGGATGGCCAAAACCTTTGGTGCAACAAAATCACAGATCTTTCAAAAGATCATTTTCCCCGCCTCATTCCCCACCGTCATTTCCACCCTTAAGGTCAACGTAGGTCTCTCCTGGGTCGGGGTCATTGTCGGTGAGTTTCTGGTTTCCAAAGCAGGACTGGGCTATTTGATCATTTACGGATTTCAGGTTTTCAATTTAACCCTAGTCTTTATCAGCCTCCTTATCATTGCCATTTGCGCCACTCTGATGTACCAAGGGGTCACGATTCTGGAAAAACGCATGATGAAACACCGAGGAATTCGAGATGAAAATTGA
- a CDS encoding ABC transporter ATP-binding protein gives MPQAYAIQFDNVSKTYITREGETEAIRDISFQVEEGEFVTLVGPSGCGKSTILSLISGLFQPTAGTVYINGKKVLQPSIEIGYMLQQDYLLSWRKIEENILLGLEIQNKLSVETKGYALSLLEEMGLTSYKKHYPHQLSGGMRQRVALVRTLATNPNILLLDEPFSALDYQTKLKLEDLVRSTLRKRRKTALLVTHDISEAIAMSDKIVILDRNPGRIKKEIILPPELRDPLPVETRDVPSFQKHFHLIWQEMNLNDEKK, from the coding sequence ATGCCACAAGCCTATGCGATTCAATTTGACAATGTGTCTAAGACCTACATTACCCGGGAAGGGGAGACGGAAGCCATTCGGGATATTTCCTTTCAAGTGGAAGAAGGAGAATTTGTCACATTAGTGGGACCCAGCGGCTGCGGAAAAAGTACCATTCTATCTCTCATATCAGGGTTATTCCAACCTACGGCCGGAACCGTATATATAAATGGAAAAAAAGTATTACAACCCTCGATTGAGATTGGCTATATGCTACAACAAGACTACTTGCTGTCCTGGAGAAAGATAGAAGAAAATATCCTTTTGGGATTGGAAATACAGAATAAGCTCTCAGTAGAAACAAAGGGATATGCACTCTCCCTTCTGGAAGAAATGGGGCTAACCAGCTATAAAAAGCACTATCCACACCAGTTATCAGGAGGGATGAGGCAGCGGGTGGCTCTGGTGCGAACCCTTGCTACCAATCCGAATATTTTACTATTGGATGAACCATTTTCAGCCCTTGACTATCAAACCAAATTAAAGCTGGAGGATTTAGTAAGAAGTACCTTACGCAAACGTCGCAAAACAGCCCTCCTCGTCACCCATGATATTTCGGAAGCGATCGCCATGTCAGACAAAATTGTGATTCTTGATCGCAATCCCGGAAGGATCAAAAAAGAAATCATATTGCCACCGGAATTGAGGGATCCATTGCCTGTTGAAACCAGGGATGTTCCAAGCTTCCAAAAGCACTTCCATCTCATTTGGCAGGAGATGAATCTAAATGATGAGAAAAAGTGA
- a CDS encoding ABC transporter substrate-binding protein: protein MKKVNFLVILSLLFVSLAIFVGCSSGKEQNQGAEKTKIRLFEVTRSIFYAPEYIALTQGLFEEEGLEVELTTAFGGDKTMTALLSDNADIILVGSETTIYVYNQGTSDPAINFAQLTQTDGSFLVSREPIEKFTWDMLKGKILLGQRKGGMPEMVSEFVQKKNGIIPFKDVEIIQNVDYANLGSAFASGTGDFVQLFEPVASKLELEGKGYVVASFGVESGKLPYTVFIAKKSFLDKKPDVVQSFTNAIYKAQIWAQSHSVEEIADAISPYFQEIDRTTMLKVVDRYKSQGSWATDPILDEEEYRNLEAVMESAGELNKKAPYNEIVNTTFAKNAMKNITQ from the coding sequence ATGAAAAAAGTAAATTTTTTGGTTATTTTATCACTTCTTTTCGTCTCCCTTGCCATCTTTGTTGGCTGCTCTTCTGGGAAGGAGCAAAATCAAGGGGCGGAAAAAACAAAAATCAGATTGTTTGAAGTCACCCGTTCCATTTTTTACGCCCCGGAGTATATTGCCTTAACTCAAGGACTATTTGAAGAAGAAGGACTGGAGGTAGAACTAACCACTGCCTTCGGAGGGGACAAAACGATGACAGCCCTGTTAAGCGATAATGCCGACATCATTCTTGTCGGATCAGAAACGACCATCTATGTCTACAATCAGGGAACCAGTGATCCGGCTATTAATTTCGCCCAATTAACCCAAACCGATGGATCATTCCTTGTTTCCAGAGAACCCATTGAAAAATTTACTTGGGATATGCTGAAAGGAAAAATTCTTCTGGGTCAGCGCAAAGGCGGCATGCCGGAAATGGTAAGCGAATTCGTGCAAAAGAAAAATGGCATTATCCCATTTAAGGATGTTGAAATCATTCAAAATGTAGACTACGCCAACCTCGGAAGCGCATTTGCATCGGGAACAGGTGATTTCGTGCAGCTCTTTGAACCGGTGGCTTCCAAGCTGGAATTGGAAGGAAAGGGATACGTTGTTGCCTCTTTCGGTGTGGAAAGCGGAAAACTTCCCTACACGGTCTTTATTGCAAAGAAAAGTTTTCTCGATAAAAAGCCGGATGTAGTCCAAAGCTTTACCAACGCCATATATAAAGCACAGATTTGGGCCCAGTCCCATTCTGTGGAAGAAATTGCCGACGCCATCTCCCCCTATTTTCAGGAGATTGATCGAACCACAATGCTAAAGGTTGTAGACCGCTATAAATCCCAAGGCTCATGGGCAACCGATCCCATTCTGGATGAAGAAGAATACCGCAATTTGGAAGCCGTGATGGAGAGCGCCGGTGAATTAAACAAAAAAGCCCCCTATAATGAAATAGTTAACACAACCTTCGCCAAAAATGCTATGAAAAATATCACACAGTAA
- the hemA gene encoding glutamyl-tRNA reductase, giving the protein MHILTIGLNYKTAPVEIREKFAFQADLLPHALTQLRNTKSILECVILSTCNRMELYLVVDYLHSGEETPKIFLSEWFGIPKKEFSKYLYLLKDDEAIIHLFRVTCGLDSMVLGETQILGQVKEAWFTAQSCQSTGSLLNTLFKQAVTLAKKAHSETQIGENAVSVSYAAVELGKKIFGSFSEKSVLVIGAGEMSELTAKHFHANGAKNVMVVNRTLERAEKLSSQFGGKAFTMEQLNHVMIHADIVVSSTGSNHYVVTKEDISKVLKARNHRPLFLIDIAVPRDLDPAINELDNVYLYDIDDLEGIVEANLQERAKEAERIKAMIEEELVAFKNWVNTLGVVPLITSLRKKATAIQEETMQSILNKMPNLTDREVLILKKHTKSIVNQLLRDPILRIKEMSAESNGDEALEMFSKIFALEEQVEKEEKKQVLTSSKEQQVNSKTIAAAKITVHS; this is encoded by the coding sequence ATGCACATTCTGACAATCGGATTAAACTATAAAACTGCACCGGTTGAGATTAGGGAGAAGTTTGCTTTTCAGGCTGACCTGCTTCCACATGCCCTTACTCAACTGAGAAACACAAAAAGTATACTGGAATGTGTCATTTTAAGTACCTGTAACCGGATGGAGTTGTATTTGGTGGTGGATTACCTTCATTCTGGTGAAGAAACCCCAAAGATATTTCTAAGCGAATGGTTTGGAATACCCAAAAAGGAATTTTCAAAGTATCTATATTTGTTAAAGGACGATGAAGCGATTATCCACCTGTTTAGGGTAACCTGTGGTTTGGACTCCATGGTTTTGGGAGAGACCCAGATCCTTGGTCAAGTGAAGGAAGCGTGGTTTACAGCCCAGAGTTGCCAAAGCACCGGTTCCTTATTAAACACATTGTTTAAACAGGCAGTAACATTGGCAAAGAAAGCCCATTCAGAGACACAAATCGGCGAAAATGCCGTTTCCGTCAGTTATGCTGCCGTTGAGTTAGGGAAAAAAATATTTGGTTCTTTTTCTGAAAAGTCTGTGTTAGTCATTGGTGCCGGGGAAATGAGTGAATTGACGGCGAAACACTTCCATGCCAATGGGGCAAAGAATGTTATGGTGGTCAACCGGACATTGGAAAGGGCGGAGAAATTATCCTCCCAATTCGGCGGAAAAGCTTTTACGATGGAGCAGTTAAATCATGTCATGATTCATGCTGATATTGTGGTCAGTTCTACTGGTTCTAACCATTATGTGGTAACGAAAGAGGATATATCAAAAGTTTTAAAAGCGCGTAATCATCGACCGCTGTTTTTAATTGATATTGCCGTACCTCGTGATTTGGACCCCGCTATCAATGAATTGGACAATGTGTATCTGTATGATATAGATGATCTGGAAGGGATCGTGGAAGCAAATCTCCAGGAAAGGGCTAAAGAAGCAGAAAGAATTAAAGCCATGATTGAGGAGGAATTGGTGGCCTTTAAGAACTGGGTAAATACCCTTGGAGTCGTGCCGCTGATTACATCCCTCCGGAAAAAGGCGACGGCGATTCAGGAAGAAACCATGCAAAGTATTTTAAATAAGATGCCCAACCTGACGGATAGGGAAGTATTAATCTTAAAAAAGCATACAAAGAGTATTGTAAACCAACTTCTAAGGGATCCAATCCTGAGGATTAAAGAAATGTCTGCGGAATCCAATGGAGATGAAGCGTTGGAAATGTTTAGTAAAATATTTGCCCTGGAAGAACAAGTGGAGAAGGAAGAAAAAAAACAGGTGTTAACATCATCAAAGGAACAACAAGTGAACAGTAAAACCATCGCGGCGGCTAAGATAACCGTCCACTCCTAG
- a CDS encoding cytochrome C assembly family protein, with amino-acid sequence MLALGWLYDVMIYMYALSVLFYFADFLSSNQRANRVAFWLLAVVWGMQTAFFMFSMLEKDYFPVLTLFETLFFYSWILVTLSLILNYFFKMDLFVFFTNVIGFSVLALNLFASHDTSPVVTEQLTSKLLFIHITMALLSYGAFSLSFIFSMMYLIQNKMLKKKQWTPLLRRLPSLDQLELFSFRLNVIGIPILLLSLILGIIWATVKVPGPFWYDPKVLMSLIVLFAFGFSLYQRITSRWMGKKLALWNIVAFTTVLLNYLVSGLYSSFHLWF; translated from the coding sequence GTGTTAGCATTAGGTTGGCTATATGATGTGATGATCTATATGTATGCGCTAAGTGTACTTTTCTATTTTGCCGATTTTCTTAGTAGCAACCAAAGGGCGAATCGAGTTGCCTTTTGGTTGCTTGCTGTTGTCTGGGGAATGCAGACGGCCTTCTTTATGTTCAGTATGCTGGAAAAAGACTATTTTCCGGTATTAACTTTATTTGAAACATTATTTTTTTATTCATGGATTCTAGTTACTCTATCTTTGATCTTAAACTATTTTTTTAAAATGGATTTATTTGTTTTCTTTACGAATGTCATCGGTTTTTCCGTTCTTGCCCTAAATCTGTTTGCCAGTCATGATACATCCCCTGTTGTTACTGAACAATTAACTTCAAAGCTCCTATTTATTCATATCACCATGGCCCTTTTAAGTTATGGTGCATTTTCTTTATCCTTTATTTTTTCTATGATGTATCTCATTCAAAATAAAATGCTTAAGAAGAAACAATGGACGCCATTATTGCGCCGCTTACCCAGTTTGGATCAGCTGGAACTTTTCTCGTTTCGGTTGAATGTGATCGGAATCCCCATTTTGTTGCTTTCATTAATCTTAGGCATCATATGGGCTACTGTTAAAGTCCCCGGTCCTTTTTGGTATGACCCTAAGGTGCTGATGTCACTTATTGTTTTATTTGCCTTTGGGTTTTCCCTTTATCAAAGGATAACTTCAAGGTGGATGGGCAAGAAGCTGGCCCTTTGGAATATCGTGGCCTTTACCACGGTGCTGTTAAATTATCTGGTTTCCGGACTGTACTCATCCTTCCATCTGTGGTTTTAG
- the hemC gene encoding hydroxymethylbilane synthase — protein sequence MKTIIVGSRKSELALNQTNWVINQLKSLGLPYQFEIKTIVTKGDKILDVTLSKVGGKGLFVKEIEQALLDGEIDFAVHSMKDMPAEMPPGLTLGSVPKRVDPRDCLISKDHKTLDQLPDGAVIGTSSLRRAAQLKKLRPDLEIRSIRGNLNTRIRKLEEENLDAIMLAAAGLIRLGWEHIITQFLSEGVSIPAVGQGALGIQCREKDEEIISLLEKINDTVTAETTRAERAFLHQLQGGCQVPIGAYCIKLGEEYQLTGIVGTPDGEILLHEQMNGNHPEELGRSLAEKLLSLGASEILSKVRIESNEE from the coding sequence ATGAAAACCATCATTGTTGGTTCACGAAAAAGCGAATTGGCATTAAATCAGACGAATTGGGTAATTAACCAGTTAAAATCCCTTGGACTTCCCTATCAATTTGAAATAAAAACCATCGTAACCAAAGGGGATAAAATATTGGATGTGACTCTTTCCAAAGTGGGGGGGAAAGGATTATTTGTAAAGGAAATTGAACAGGCTCTTTTGGACGGGGAAATTGATTTTGCCGTTCATAGTATGAAGGATATGCCTGCAGAAATGCCGCCGGGTTTGACACTTGGCTCTGTTCCCAAAAGGGTGGACCCAAGGGATTGTTTAATTTCAAAGGATCATAAGACATTGGATCAATTGCCTGATGGGGCTGTGATCGGGACCAGTAGCCTTCGCCGGGCAGCCCAGTTGAAAAAGCTGCGCCCTGACCTTGAAATCCGTTCCATTCGTGGAAACTTAAATACAAGGATAAGAAAGCTGGAGGAAGAAAACTTGGATGCCATTATGTTGGCTGCGGCAGGACTGATTCGTTTAGGGTGGGAACACATAATCACCCAGTTCCTATCCGAAGGGGTTTCCATTCCTGCTGTTGGTCAAGGAGCCCTAGGAATTCAGTGCAGGGAAAAGGATGAGGAAATTATTTCTCTTTTAGAAAAAATCAATGACACGGTAACGGCTGAAACCACCAGGGCTGAAAGAGCATTTCTCCATCAATTGCAGGGGGGATGCCAGGTTCCAATTGGTGCTTACTGCATCAAGTTAGGAGAGGAGTACCAATTGACAGGGATTGTGGGTACTCCGGATGGAGAAATTTTGCTTCATGAGCAGATGAACGGAAATCATCCTGAGGAGTTGGGAAGAAGCTTAGCAGAAAAGCTGTTAAGCCTCGGTGCCAGCGAGATTTTGTCGAAGGTAAGGATAGAATCAAATGAGGAATAG
- a CDS encoding uroporphyrinogen-III synthase: MRNRDLFPLTGKKILITRAKAQTDGVSAKIRELGGEPAVFPLIQVIPPKDTVALDLAIYHLEQFDWVIFTSVNGVRFFLNRLEKLSFDIQVLSRINIAAVGPKTADVLRKNKLEVHWVPTTYQAEGFLQEMEDYLKPGQKVLLPRANIARKLLPEELRRRGVQVTEVDVYETVIADSLKDELVDLLKKKQVHIITFASSSAVQNFCTILEEEKLEELISGIKIVCIGPITANTAKELSLPVDAVAKPSTMEGLLDAIKNI, from the coding sequence ATGAGGAATAGGGATCTATTTCCTTTAACAGGAAAAAAAATACTGATCACCAGAGCGAAAGCCCAGACCGATGGTGTATCTGCAAAAATAAGGGAACTGGGCGGTGAACCCGCTGTATTTCCTTTAATTCAGGTCATCCCACCCAAGGATACGGTCGCCCTGGATCTGGCCATTTATCACCTGGAACAATTTGATTGGGTTATTTTTACGAGCGTGAATGGGGTTCGATTTTTTTTAAATCGCTTAGAAAAGCTTTCTTTCGATATCCAAGTTTTGTCTAGAATAAATATCGCAGCCGTCGGGCCCAAAACGGCTGATGTTCTCAGGAAAAATAAGCTGGAGGTTCATTGGGTTCCAACTACATATCAGGCTGAAGGATTTTTGCAAGAGATGGAAGATTACTTAAAACCTGGACAAAAGGTTTTGCTTCCCAGAGCCAATATTGCCCGCAAGCTTCTTCCTGAAGAGCTGAGAAGAAGGGGCGTGCAGGTGACCGAAGTGGATGTCTATGAGACAGTAATTGCCGACTCATTAAAGGATGAATTAGTGGATTTATTAAAGAAAAAGCAGGTTCACATTATTACCTTTGCCAGTTCATCCGCGGTTCAAAACTTTTGCACGATTTTGGAAGAAGAGAAACTTGAAGAACTGATATCTGGCATCAAGATTGTCTGTATAGGTCCTATCACTGCCAACACAGCCAAAGAGTTGAGTCTACCGGTGGATGCTGTAGCAAAACCTTCTACCATGGAAGGGTTGTTGGATGCGATAAAAAATATATAG